The nucleotide sequence AGAACCTCCTCCAGTTATTGGACCGAAAGAGCTGACAAATTCCCCGGGCCAGAAGGATTAGCCGATGATGATGACCTTCTGCCAAAACTTTCATTCCATGATATGGATGGTGATGGTGACCTTGATTTGACGATGGGCCTGAATGCAACTCTCTATTACTTCCAGCACCTAGGTAGTGGTGGTAGTTTCTCCTGGATGCGTGATGATTCATTCTACGAGGATATCAATGAAGCCATTCCCAACACTCTAGCATTCGATAAGGTTGCCTTTTCTGACTTCGATTTGGATAACGACTTTGACTTGACAGTATCTCATGGTCCATGGCTGTCCAATCATTCGGATTACCTTCTTTATCCAAATGCATCATGGTTTACTTATTTCGAGAATACTGGGACACTAACAGGGCCCCAGTGGAAACGGTGCAGGTCCATGTATGAACCCGATTTCAGGGGAACTCCACTGGACCCACAGAAAGGCCATCTTGAAATCTCGATGGTCGATATGAATGGGGATGGTCTTCTAGATATAGTTGGTATACAAGATAGTAAGATTCAATGCTATTATGCAAGTCTTGATCACAATAGCTACATGGTTGCTACTTATCCGTATATCCATATGCTTGAGGTTGATAAGCGGTCAACCTCTTGGGGATATGACGCGTATGATTCATGGGATAATAGCGAAATCACGGATTACTGGACTTATTCCATTCAGTTTGGAGATACTGATTCGGACGGAAAGAAAGAAGTCATAGTTGGTTCGTTTGATAACAACATATACACCTTCGAACAAGTAGCAAATAACACATATCGAAGAGCTTGGCGTTCCAATGATATTGTTCATGATATGACAATTGGTTTCAATACCTACACCCTATGGGATGATGTTAGAGATCTAGTTCTCGATGACCAAGATAACGATGGCAAGCAGGAAATTATAGCCGTTGCAGGAGAAAGGCTGCTTGTTTTCGAGAACGTAGATGATGATTCCTGCCAGCTAATATGGAATAGCGGCTCAATGATTCAAGAAGAAATGGGTATGCCTTCACCTTCCTATTCCGAGATACCTGTTGTTACAGAAGTTGCCGCACACAAGGATATGGATGATGATGGTCAAAGTGAAATCGTAGTTGCCTCGAACGAATGGCTGATTGTTTTTGAGCATGAAGCAAACAACAGCTACAATGTTGTATGGTCATGGAAACACACCACACACGAAGGTGGTGAGCCGATAATCCATGATCTTCTGACCGGAGATTCGGATGGAGACGGAAAGCCGGAAATGCTATTGGTTGGTGCAGATACGTACGAGGATGAGTATGGTACTGTAGACATGGCTCAAGGGTTCCTTACAATCTGGGAGACCGTTGTGAACGAAACAGGCCATTTCCAAGATGATACCTTCCAAATGGTCTTTGATGTGGGGACATTGCAGTCCAGCTACAATAAGATTAGAATGGCTGATTACGATAACAACGGAAAAATCGAGTTGTTTGTTGGATCCGGCATTGGAATCGATATTTGGATGAATGATGGCGACAATAGTTTTGCTGACGGGCCATTACTGACAACAGAGAAAGCGGTTACTGCCCTTGCCCTAGGAAATACCGATGGCGACAGCTCAAGGGAGATAATCGCGGGCATTGGCAAGAAGATAGCTGTACTGGAACAGAACCATAGCTATCCTCTGACTTCCCATTATTACGACCGGGTTTGGAATAGCACTACATTAGGCAATACTGTAACCGATATCGTGATTGGAGATACGAACCGCAACAATCGTTTGGAGATTCTAGCTACTGCAGCAGAGGGCTATCTGTATTCGTTTGAATGGTCGGCTAATCTAACTGTGCAGGCAGCTGAACCAGCTTCGTTATTGATATCCCTCGAATCATCCTCTGTCTGTCGCCTTGGTCTTCTACAACGTGCTCATCAAAAATGGCAGACTATCCCTGCTGTAAGAAGGGAGGTGCTCTGAAAATGAATAAGAAGACACGCTATTGCTTGACAATCATTGTGACCCTGAGTATAATGTCCCTCGCAATCATTCCCCCATCGGACCCATTTAGAGGCTTCTCGCTTTCTGAAGATGAGATTAAATCTCTGATTGCGGAGCGATTTGACCAGTGGCCTTTGGCTTTTGGTGAAGATGAAACCGAGATAATTGACACAGTCTTATCAAAGGCACTTCAATCAAAGGCAATTCCAGCTTCTTGGAGCATGGATTATGAATATCGTCACACTTTCAACTTCACCAACAGTGAAGGGGTATTTGGCGAAATGGTTATGACGGAAGAAGAGGTTCATGATAACTTAAGGAACTACGTATTTCAACTTCTCTACGGTGATCTTCAAACAGCATGTGAAGTGAGCGTTCTTGATATCATGTTGCTTCGAGTTTTCGATTCGCTCATCCTTGATTGGTTACCAATCGAGTTCATGGGATTTTGCAACGGTTTTGCGCAGGCTTCCCGTGATTTCTATCTTGATCCATCAGAGATTCCATTGGGCAAAGATTGGGCGTACGAATTACCCTCCCCTGATCCAAATGAGACCATAGCTCGCCAAACACACGGAGATGTTAGTGAGTCATTGATAAAAGAATACGTGCTTTGGAAAGGTTCTGGGGCATTTTTCAATCCAAACCATCTACTCAATTGGTTATCCATCTATCTTGGAATTCCTCTTCATGAAGGCGGGACCAATAACGATCAGGAATACTTGGAGATGACTCAGCTCATGAAGAAGGGTAGTCCCTCCTATTGTCCTGTTGCCCTTCTTCTGACTGCCCCTTGTTGGGCAGATGGTTCAGCTTCGAACAGCCATTTCGTGCTTGCGTACGATTATGAAACGAATAGTAATGGATCACGTACTATCTATATCTACAACAATCATGATCGTTATACGTCAAATGATGATATCTACGACGACTGGATTTTGCTGAAGAATGACGGAACTTTCAGTGGCACACACCGAGATCCTAGCAAAGGCTGGACGAGGATGGCCGCCTATCCCAAAACAGCAGAATACAACAGTATACTGACCGCCTTGATTGAGCTATTGCCCAAGGTACTTCAGTTCTCCGTGCTGAGCCCTGTTGATATACATATCAGCGATCCTCTTGGCCGCACTATTGGACCCAATAAGAACGGTGAAATTGACCTGGAATTCCCGGCTGTTTATACCGAAAATGACGGTCACAAAACCATACTGATGCCTTACGTTCCAGGGCTTCCCTACAATGTGAACCTCACAGGTACTGATACAGGTAATTACACAATGCGGGTAAGCAGGGTTGTAGATGATGAAATCATTACCCAAGAAATGCAAGGCACAACCCACGAAGGTGAATTAGATTCCTATTCTGTACGTGTAGAGGGGAATGGTATCGACCTTGGTCGTCAAGGTGTTACTCTATCGTTACCTGAAATCCTTTCAGCTACGATGCTTGATCTTTCATGGACACAGTATACGGAAAGTGATTTTCTGCGATATGAAATCTATCAGTCAAGGTCAGTTGACAACATTGGTGAATTGGTGGCCGAAATAGATGATCCAGATACAACTTCCACAAGGATTTCGGATCTGAAAGCTCAGGAGAGTTACTTCTTTACGATACGAGTGATAACCACTGGAGATACTCATTACGACTCGAACAAAGTTGGGGCAATAATGCCCGAAAGCACGGGTTATCTCTTGTGGATTGTAGCCGGTGCAGGTGGAATTGCTGTTCTTATGGTCATCGTTGCAGTCCGAAGAAAGAGAAAATCAAGGGGGTAGTTTAGCCCCCCGTTCTTCATTATGAGAAACTGATTGAATCGAACTCTCTCTTTGGTGAAGTCAAACATACATTGCGTAGATGATAGCCAATATATCGTGATAGACTATTCTTCCCCATTGGAGAGGATTATGGGTAGAACCGTTGAAGACATATCGATATGCGGCCAACGTCTTTGCAGTCAGTGTGATTATCATACAGGTGTTATCGTGGATGCTGCCCAGAATCTTCTTACTTACGCAGATCGGCACGGATCTATGGCTCTTATAATAGAGAATTCCACGGGATATGACTACAGGAGCTTTATGCAGGTGCTTCAGTGGTTCGCAAATCAAGATGAGCCATGCGGGGGATGTCGAACCGGGGGCGGCTGGTCATGGTGGCCAGATTGTCCAGTTCGCGAGTGTTGCTTATCAAAGGAGATTTATTTCTGTTTCAAGTGCGGAGAATTCCCGTGTGATGCCCTCCTTGAAGGAGACTTGCTTGAACGAAAGAAGAACATCATTGCTGCTAATAAGATAATAGGATCAATTGGGGTTGCGGAGTGGCTTAAACGTCTTAAGGTCTGAAAGAAGTAGATTTTTTGCGATGAGTAAGATGAAGATATTCACCCTTGGTCATTCTAACAGGTCGCTGGAGGAATTCATGAAACTCCTTGAAATCGACAGGATTGATATCTTAGTTGATGTCCGGCGGTTTCCGCATTCACGTAGGCACCCTCAATTCAACCGAGAAAACCTTAGAGAGACATTGCTGTCCAATGATGTGGATTACAAGTGGATGGGTGAATCGTTAGGAGGGTTTCGTGATGGAGGATATGAAGAATACATGAAGTCCGACGCTTTCAAACAAGGCATAGAAACCATTATTGAATTGGCTTCTGACAATGTCATTGCTCTCATGTGTGCGGAGAAGGACTGGACCCGTTGTCATCGGGAGCATATAAGCAACCATCTCGCAGAACGAGGCCATGAAGTAATCCACATTCTGGATGAGACAGAGAAATACACGCATCCGTCTCTGGTTTAGTGTGCTTTTGTTCTTTGACTTCTCCAGTAATATCGGTGGGTTTCTTAAGCTCCGATTGATTTGTTCAATTGTGACGAACCGTGACTTCAGAAACAGGCTCAGTACTATGTGGTAGAGACCTGTTGGAGCATTTCGAGAGTATCTCACTGGACGATAGTTGGTCTTTTGCTGAATGCAGCAGATTGGATACGAACAAATGGACCCACGGTTACCATCGTTATCCGGCCAAATTCATTCCACAAATCGTGGAGCGGCTTTTTAATCAATACTTGGAAGATGAATACGCACACATCAATGACCCATTTTTTGGCAGTGGAACTACCATCGTGAGCGCAGTTTCAAGAGGCCACTTTGCCAGTGGGACGGATATCAATGGTATTGCCCTATTGATGACAAAGGTGAAGTCCACCCCTATCGAGCCATATTATCTGGAACGAAACGTTGAATCTTTCTTGAGCAGGATAGAGGTTCTAGGAACACCTCAGGAAACACTGTTGGATTCTTCTGTTGAGCCATTGATTCCAACAAACAATCTTGAGAGAATTGATTACTGGTTTGAGCCCGAAAACAAACTGCTGTTGGGCAAGATACTTCGAATCATAAAAGAGCACGACGATACACGAATACGGGATTTCCTACTTGTCGGATTTAGTCACATTTTGAAAAACTGTTCAATATGGCTTCAGAGCAGTACGAAGCCGACTAGAGATATGGACAAAGACCCTCGAAGACCGTATCCAGCACTCCGTAGACATTTGCATAAGATGCTTCGTGGAAACCAAGCTTACTACGATATGGTTCCTTCTAATGTGCGAGAGAATCCGGAGTCATATCTCGATATTCGGATTGGAGATGCTCGTTATCAAGAAGTGGATGATGAAAGCGTAGATTTGATTGTGAGTTCTAGCCCCTATGTCACAAGCTATGAATACGCGGATCTCCATCAGCTTTCAACAATCTGGCTTGATTTTGCTGAAGATTATAGAGACTACAGAGAGGATTTTATCGGAACAGCGCATAGGGAGCCTGAGAATCGCGAACTGAAAAGCACAATTGGGAAGACGATTGTGGATGACCTTCGGGAAGAAAGCCAACGAACATCGGATGCTGTGCAGATTTTCTTCGCTGACATGGATCAAGTTTTCGAAGAGAGCTATCGGATTCTCAAATATGGTGGAAGATGCTGTTATGTCATCGGTAATACAACCCTCAAAGGGGTCGATATACTCAACGCACAAGTCTTTGCTGAAAGCGTACAACGGTGTGGTTTCGAGCTGGATCGAATCATCAAGAGACCTATACCCACAAAGATTCTACCACAGACTCGAGACAAAGAAACAGGGCAATTCACTAGTAGAGACGAGGCAACAGCTGAAGCCTATCCTTCCGAGTATATTGTGATAGGACTAAAGCAGTAGCTCCTCAGGATAGAAGAGTATCTTCGCTGCTATGCTTCTAGTACAATCTGCAATCACCAGAAAGCTTAGTTGATGGTAAAGACAGGAAGTAGCAAAGAAATCTGCTGGTTGAGGCTACGAGATCATAGCAAAGAGAGATTAGAAAGGAGAGACCCTTGTGACCGAAGAAACTGATAGAACAGTTGATTGCATTGGATTGGCCTGCCCACAGCCCTTGCTCAGGACGCGTGTTGCACTAGGCAAGATGGAAGCCGGCGAGATTCTGGAAGTGCTTGCTGACGATCCTGACGCCAAGAAAGACATTACAGGTCTGGTACGCCGACTCGACCACACGCTCCTAGATTTCTCTGAGGAAGATGCTATTCTCAGATTCTTGATACGCAAGAATGACTGAATCAAATCTGAGTTTCGGAGGATTAGAAGGAATGGATAACTCGAAACCAAAAGACCTCTCTGATGATGAACTTACATACTACTCACGCCAATTCATTCTCGATGAAATCGGCTACGTAGGACAGCTCCGATTGAAGGGTAGTACAGCTACTATCGTTGGCCTTGGGGGGTTAGGAACTCCCGCAGCAACCCAGCTAGCAGCTATGGGCGTTGGCCATCTCCGAGTAATAGACCGAGACGTCGTTAGTATGTCGAATCTTCACCGTCAGCATCTCTATACCGCTGCTGATGTTGGATATCCCAAGGTGGAAGTGGCCGCTAAACGCCTTGAAGCTATGAACCCACATATAGATGTAGAACCAATACCATGGTCTGTTCACAAGGATAGTGTTGAAGATTTCATACGGGATGCCGATGTGGTTGTCGATGGCCTAGACAATCTTTCGGCTCGCTTCTTAGTAAACCGGGCATGCCAGAAACACGGCGTACCGTATGTCTTTGCGGGAGCAATCCAAACCTATGGCAGTATTTCAACACTGGTTCCTGGAGAAACACCCTGCTTGGAATGTTTCTACTCTGGGATGAATGATGAAGATCTACCAAAATGCGCTGTTGTGGGTGTTCATCCGGCACTCTTGGGTGTAATATCTAATATTGAGGTTTCTGAAGCTGTTCACATCATCACAGGCAAAGAGCCAAATCTTGCTGGAAAACTCGCATATTTTGATATTTCAAATCTGAGCTATGACTCGGTTGATATCCGTAAAGCCTCCTCGTGTCCCGTCTGTGGCGAAGAACCCTCTGGAGAACTACAACCTGTTGAATACCACGAAGTAGAGGAGCTGTGTGGACGCGGAGGCCGTCGCACTTTTGTGGTCCAGCCACTTGAAAGACAGAAACTGAATTTGAATGATATCAAAACTCAAGCCTTGGATCGGAATTTCGAGATGCTGGTAGAAGGCGATCTTGGAGTAACTTTCAAAATCCCTCTAACCGGCATCGTAAGTGTTTTGGAAAGTGGCATCATAATCTACGTTGGTGCAGACGACAAGACCCAAGTTCGAAACTTCTATGACGTATTTCTAGAATAGATGAATAGATTCTGATTTGTACTTGGATTTCTTTTTGCAATGGTTTATCTGAATGCAAT is from Candidatus Lokiarchaeota archaeon and encodes:
- a CDS encoding DUF3795 domain-containing protein; protein product: MGRTVEDISICGQRLCSQCDYHTGVIVDAAQNLLTYADRHGSMALIIENSTGYDYRSFMQVLQWFANQDEPCGGCRTGGGWSWWPDCPVRECCLSKEIYFCFKCGEFPCDALLEGDLLERKKNIIAANKIIGSIGVAEWLKRLKV
- a CDS encoding DUF488 family protein — its product is MSKMKIFTLGHSNRSLEEFMKLLEIDRIDILVDVRRFPHSRRHPQFNRENLRETLLSNDVDYKWMGESLGGFRDGGYEEYMKSDAFKQGIETIIELASDNVIALMCAEKDWTRCHREHISNHLAERGHEVIHILDETEKYTHPSLV